The window CACCTCCATGTGCATCCAACACTAGATTAACTATTCCAATGTCTACCTTTTTCCTTAATTCTGAATGATGAACTAACAAAAGCCCCAGGAATAACCAAATTGTGTCACTATTGGATAGATAACAAGAACAAAACAATTTACTACTACACGTATGGATCAACTATACTAAAAACATCCTGCCTGCCTTACAATGCAACTACTAACATTTCTGTTCACCTTTCAAGGCATTTTTTCTTACAAAAGAATTTAAACCAAATACTAAAGAATGAAATaacattaacaaaataaaaaacaaaaaacataatCAAGAAGAGCATTTGACATTTATCTAATCTATGTCTCCCAACTCCTTCATCTGTCCACTTTTAACACACTATAGCTTCACAGTGGGGGGAATCGCATCCGGGTTTCTACAGGGTGGACACGAATCCACAAATTTAAGCACTCTCAGCCAACTAAGTAATCTTCTCCCCATTTACTTATACATTCATATTCATCCGTGTACGTGTACGTGTACGTGCATATCTATAATCCATCATATGTATATATCGCTCGTTCATTCGACCTGCTCTCCTATCAAATCTAAACCAACCAACAGAAACGATACTCCTTGAAACAGCAAGAAGTAGAAATGGATCCCCTGAGCAGACAGGAGACTTCTTGCTGAAGCTGTTAGTAGAAGAAATGCCAATGCAAGCTCCTTTCTGTATATCCTATTATGTTTCTTTTTTCTAGACTTTTGCTCCTGCAGAAGTTCCTCCTTCATTTCCCCCAGATTCGGCTCTGAACTCCCTCTTTGATGCTTCGGATCTTTCTGAGCCAATGACACAAGATCACCCTCTGATGATCGACCCGACTTCTTTGTTACAACCCATTCATACGCACTCCCAAGCTGGAATAGGCCAGAAATCATGGCATTGAACTTGGTTACCGACATGGTGTTCTCAAATAGAAGATAAGGCACAATGAAGGGGAATGATTTTGGTGCCGGGAGGATATTGAGGAAGGACATGGTGGCAGGAATGTAACACACAACCCACGCTGGCAACTCAGCCTCGGGTATGAACATTGTCATCGGCAAGATTATGCAGAATAAGGTGAAAGAATAAAAGGGTAGGATCAGCTTTCTAAGCAGAAAGAACAGAAAGATCATATTGAATTTCTTTGATAGGCTAATCTGCAACAACGATTCGAGAACAACCAAATCAGCAAACGGGgtattatatatatttggcaAATCATTTTAATCACAAGAAAAGAACACTTTTTACCTTAGATTTGATGATATCCGGCAAGCAGAGCCTAAACAACTGCATTGGTCCAGAATGCCACCTGTGTTGTTGCTTTCTATATGCTTCGTATGATTCAGGCAATTCACACTGGCACTGcacataaaaaaaagaaagcaaCTACTATCAATCTCTTGCTAGTCAACAATCAATGGACATATTCAGTGTTCATGAACAAACAAGTGATGAATTATACCTCAACATCATTTAGGAAGATGAATTTCCAGCCGTGAAGATGAGCACGGACAGCAATATCCATGTCCTCAACAGTAGTCCTCTCCAGCCACCCTCCAGAATCCTCAAGAGCCTTTATCCTCCAAACACCAGCCGTCCCATTGAATCCAAAGAAGTTGAGGAAAACACTATTCACTTGCTGCTCTACTTCGAAATGAAATGCTAAGTTAACATTCTGCAACCTCGTTAACAAGTTCTCATCTTTGTTTACAAAAGACCATCTCGCTTGAACTAATCCCAATTCTTCATTATCCTGTGATTCCAAAATAAATACCAAAAACACTTGAAACTTTATCTCTCTAAGCActtaaaaattcaattttattataaaatccGCAAAACAACAAATACCTTAAAGTGGGGGACTGTCTTTTTCAGAAAGTCAGGCAAGGGCTGGAAATCAGCATCAAAAATAGCAACAAATTCATAGTCTTTGACATAGCTGCAATTCATTGCAGACTTGAGATTACCAGCCTTATAGCCTTCTCTTATTACACGGTGCCTATAAACAATGTGGGCACCCTCTTGCTGCCATTTATTCACCTCTTCTTTAATCAACAATTGAGTGGTTGGATCATCAGAATCATCTAGAACTTGAATCAAAATTCTCGATTTAGGCCAGTCCAAATTGCAAACAGCAGCAATTGATTGCTGATAaacctaaaaaaacaaaacaaaaaaaaagtcttCATATTAAATTCCAATTGACTGTAGATAACAAAGAACTTCAACTTTCAACTGAAAATAAGTAACTGGAAGTTATAATGTGAGTTCAAAATTTTGAACAAGAATTTACCTCTTTCTCGTTGCACATGGGGATCTGGACAAGAACCATGGGAAAGAAGCCATCTTGGCCGGATTCAAGATCGGCAACTGCGTCTTGTTTGGGAATGGGTTTAATCTTTTTAATTCGGATCCAGAAGCAGCCCAAGCAGAGAACAAGCCTATCCAAACTCTGGATAAGGAAGAGTACAATACACGCACGGGTAAGGAAATGCACAGGAGGAGCGAGATACTCCACACGAATTAAGACCCACCGGGAATACAAGGAATCGAAAATGTCTTTAAACCCAAAGGGTGTAGCCAAAAGGTACTGCAATTGAAGATGAGGAGCACCAAACTGCCAACCCTTGAAATACGCCGCCACCTCGAACCCTAAAAGTAACACCGACAGCCAAAGAAACACCTTGATACACGAGTAAAACCGGGTTCTAACGTTGGGGTTCTCATTTTCACGGTTATCTTCAACCTCGGTTTCGGCGTCAGTGTCGGTTCTGCCGGAGCGAAGACGACGCTTGATAGCAGAGCCAACGGAGACCATTGCGGAGGCAATGGAGGTTAAACAACCGGCGGCTTTGTGAGCTTTGAGAAGAAGAACCCAGGTGAGCTGCTTGGCGTTTTTATTACGGGACTTATCACGCGTACCACGACCCGGTGAGTCACCAATTAGGAAATCTTCCTCGGAAGGACCTTCCAGTTCCACCATTGACCAGTTGGGGTTCTCCATTTTGACGACGACCGGTGTACCTCTATGCCCCTCCTTCGCCCACCAGTCGAACGAGGGTGCCATTGTCGTTAATTTTTCTGTTTCCGGTCCGATCTATAACCCTAAAGAAAAGgaggaataaaagaaaaaaaatgtggcCTTTCCTCCTTTCTCTGGAGACCGGGAATGCTAGAAATT of the Euphorbia lathyris chromosome 7, ddEupLath1.1, whole genome shotgun sequence genome contains:
- the LOC136235105 gene encoding probable xyloglucan glycosyltransferase 12, whose amino-acid sequence is MAPSFDWWAKEGHRGTPVVVKMENPNWSMVELEGPSEEDFLIGDSPGRGTRDKSRNKNAKQLTWVLLLKAHKAAGCLTSIASAMVSVGSAIKRRLRSGRTDTDAETEVEDNRENENPNVRTRFYSCIKVFLWLSVLLLGFEVAAYFKGWQFGAPHLQLQYLLATPFGFKDIFDSLYSRWVLIRVEYLAPPVHFLTRACIVLFLIQSLDRLVLCLGCFWIRIKKIKPIPKQDAVADLESGQDGFFPMVLVQIPMCNEKEVYQQSIAAVCNLDWPKSRILIQVLDDSDDPTTQLLIKEEVNKWQQEGAHIVYRHRVIREGYKAGNLKSAMNCSYVKDYEFVAIFDADFQPLPDFLKKTVPHFKDNEELGLVQARWSFVNKDENLLTRLQNVNLAFHFEVEQQVNSVFLNFFGFNGTAGVWRIKALEDSGGWLERTTVEDMDIAVRAHLHGWKFIFLNDVECQCELPESYEAYRKQQHRWHSGPMQLFRLCLPDIIKSKISLSKKFNMIFLFFLLRKLILPFYSFTLFCIILPMTMFIPEAELPAWVVCYIPATMSFLNILPAPKSFPFIVPYLLFENTMSVTKFNAMISGLFQLGSAYEWVVTKKSGRSSEGDLVSLAQKDPKHQRGSSEPNLGEMKEELLQEQKSRKKKHNRIYRKELALAFLLLTASARSLLSAQGIHFYFLLFQGVSFLLVGLDLIGEQVE